A single window of Granulicella mallensis MP5ACTX8 DNA harbors:
- a CDS encoding Fpg/Nei family DNA glycosylase, which produces MPEGNEIHRWAERHTTAFVGKKMHVEAPNGRFREADVLDGRKLERVMAKGKHLGYVFGKDRILHVHLGRYGDWTEGQMPLPEERGALRVRMWPVGAKARKDAAEASTRHGWYSSDDGSNPTPPEEIDWLELRGASDCSLWTDAQWETLLARLGPDPLDGDDPKPAFEHIAKAKTPIGVLLMQQDVLSGIGNIYRAELLFRARLSPFVEGRTVPMKTLQAMWKDSIPLLRAGMIDRRIVTTKPKDRPHKTGKPLKEEAHYVYRRHGKPCFVCGTKVLRKDVAGRTLYWCPVCQADATLSV; this is translated from the coding sequence ATGCCTGAAGGAAATGAAATCCATCGCTGGGCCGAGCGGCACACCACCGCATTCGTCGGAAAAAAGATGCACGTAGAGGCTCCGAACGGCCGCTTTCGAGAGGCCGATGTGCTCGATGGACGCAAGCTGGAACGCGTGATGGCGAAGGGTAAGCACCTGGGCTATGTCTTCGGCAAAGATCGCATTCTGCATGTGCACCTGGGACGCTACGGAGACTGGACCGAGGGCCAGATGCCTCTGCCGGAGGAGCGCGGCGCGTTGCGGGTTCGGATGTGGCCCGTGGGAGCAAAGGCTCGCAAGGATGCAGCGGAGGCCAGCACACGGCACGGATGGTACTCAAGCGACGATGGATCGAATCCGACGCCACCGGAGGAGATCGACTGGCTGGAGTTGCGCGGAGCTTCGGACTGCAGCTTGTGGACGGATGCCCAGTGGGAGACGCTACTCGCAAGGCTTGGGCCGGACCCGCTGGACGGTGACGATCCGAAGCCGGCGTTTGAGCACATTGCGAAGGCGAAGACGCCGATCGGTGTCTTGTTGATGCAGCAGGATGTGCTCTCCGGCATTGGCAACATCTACCGTGCGGAGCTGTTGTTTCGCGCGCGGCTGAGTCCTTTTGTGGAAGGCCGGACGGTGCCTATGAAGACTCTGCAGGCGATGTGGAAGGATTCGATTCCCTTGCTGCGCGCTGGGATGATCGATCGCCGCATTGTGACGACGAAGCCGAAGGATCGTCCGCACAAGACGGGGAAGCCGCTGAAAGAAGAGGCGCACTACGTCTACCGGCGGCATGGGAAGCCTTGCTTTGTCTGCGGGACGAAGGTTTTGCGCAAGGATGTGGCGGGCCGAACGTTGTATTGGTGCCCGGTATGTCAGGCGGATGCAACGCTCAGCGTATAA
- a CDS encoding type II toxin-antitoxin system RelE/ParE family toxin, with product MIRSFKSDEAEKIFNRIHSKRFASLERVIFRKLRSIHRAAALGDLTNPPGNRLEALRGDRAGQYSIRINEQWRICFEWRENHAYEVEIVDYH from the coding sequence GTGATCCGTTCTTTCAAAAGCGACGAGGCGGAAAAGATATTTAACCGTATTCACAGCAAACGGTTTGCTTCGCTGGAGAGGGTTATCTTCAGGAAATTGAGATCGATCCACAGAGCAGCTGCACTGGGAGACTTAACCAATCCCCCCGGAAACAGACTGGAGGCTCTTCGTGGAGACCGTGCAGGTCAGTACAGTATCCGGATCAACGAGCAATGGAGAATCTGCTTCGAATGGAGAGAGAATCATGCGTATGAAGTCGAAATCGTCGACTACCACTAA